The following are encoded together in the Tamandua tetradactyla isolate mTamTet1 chromosome 14, mTamTet1.pri, whole genome shotgun sequence genome:
- the CYP19A1 gene encoding aromatase isoform X2, producing the protein MGIGSACNYYNKMYGEFMRVWISGEETLIISKSSSMYHIMKHSHYSSRFGSKLGLQCIGMHENGIIFNNNPALWKEIRPFFTKALSGPGLVRMVTVCIESIKTHLDRLEEVTSEAGYVDVLTLMRCIMLDTSNTLFLGIPLDETAIVLKIRGYFDAWQALLLKPDIFFKISWLYKKYEKSVKDLKDAIEILIEEKRHKIFTAEKLEDCMDFATQLIFAEKRGDLTRENVNQCILEMLIAAPDTMSVSVFFMLFLIAKHPKVEEAIMKEIQTVVGERDIRIDDMQKLKVLENFIYESMRYQPVVDLVMRKALQDDVIDGYPVKKGTNIILNIGRMHRLEFFPKPNEFTLENFAKNVPYRYFQPFGFGPRSCAGKYIAMVMMKVILVTLLRRFHVHTMRGGCIENMQKVNDLAVHPDETGNLMEMIFTPRNSDKYLDY; encoded by the exons gTCCTCAAGTATGTACCATATAATGAAGCACAGTCACTACAGCTCCCGATTTGGCAGCAAGCTTGGGTTGCAGTGCATTGGCATGCATGAAAACGGCATCATATTTAACAATAATCCAGCCCTCTGGAAAGAAATCCGACCATTCTTCACAAAAG CTCTGTCTGGCCCCGGCCTCGTGCGGATGGTAACAGTTTGTATTGAATCCATCAAAACGCATCTGGACAGGCTGGAGGAGGTCACCAGTGAGGCGGGCTATGTCGACGTGTTGACCCTCATGCGGTGCATCATGCTGGACACCTCCAACACGCTCTTTTTGGGGATCCCCTTGGATG AAACTGCCATCGTGCTCAAAATCCGGGGTTATTTTGATGCTTGGCAAGCTCTCCTTCTCAAACCGGACATTTTCTTTAAGATTTCTTGGCTATACAAAAAGTATGAAAAGTCTGT taaggACTTAAAAGATGCCATAGAAATtctaatagaagaaaaaagacacaagattttcacagcaGAGAAACTAGAAGACTGTATGGATTTTGCCACTCAGTTGATTTTTGCCGAG AAACGTGGTGATCTGACAAGAGAGAATGTGAACCAGTGTATACTGGAAATGCTGATTGCAGCACCTGATACCATGTCAGTCTCTGTGTTCTTCATGCTATTTCTCATTGCAAAGCACCCTAAGGTTGAAGAAGCaataatgaaggaaattcagactGTTGTTG GTGAAAGAGACATAAGGATTGATGATATGCAAAAGTTAAAAGTGTTAGAAAACTTCATTTATGAGAGCATGAGGTACCAGCCAGTTGTGGACTTGGTCATGCGCAAAGCTTTACAAGATGATGTCATTGATGGCTACCCAGTGAAAAAGGGGACCAACATTATCCTGAATATTGGAAGAATGCATAGGCTTGAGTTTTTCCCCAAGCCCAATGAATTTACTCTTGAAAATTTTGCAAAGAAT GTTCCTTACAGGTATTTTCAGCCATTTGGTTTTGGGCCCCGTAGCTGTGCAGGAAAGTACATTGCCATGGTGATGATGAAAGTTATCCTGGTTACACTTCTGAGACGATTCCACGTACACACAATGCGAGGAGGGTGTATTGAAaacatgcagaaagtaaatgattTGGCCGTGCACCCAGATGAGACCGGCAACTTGATGGAAATGATTTTTACCCCAAGAAATTCAGACAAGTACCTCGACTACTAA